The Streptococcus sanguinis genomic sequence GGCTCCAAAGCCCTGCAGGATTCCATCAATTCCAGTAGTGCCACTATCCGAAACGATATGGCGGCTTTGGAAAAGCAGGGACTTCTGGAAAAGGCGCATACGTCCAGCGGCCGTAAGCCGAGCGTGGCTGGTTTTCAGTACTTTGTCAAGCATTCTCTGTCCTTTGATCGTCTCGCTGAGAATGAACTTTATGAGGTTATCAAAGCCTTTGACCATGAGTTTTTCAACTTGGAGGACATTCTTCAACAGGCAGCGGACCTTTTAACCAAGCTCAGTGGATGCACGGTTGTTGCACTGGATGTAGAACCCAGTCGGCAGCGTTTGACAGCTTTTGATATTGTTGTGCTCAGTCAGCACACGGCTCTGGCAGTCTTCACCCTGGATGAGTCCAATACCATCACTAGTCAGTTTATGATTCCGCGTAACTTCTTAAAAGAAGACCTGGATAGGCTTAAAGGCCTAGTAAGGGAACGGTTCTTGGGACAGACAGTGCTGGACATCCATTACAAGATTCGGACGGAAATTCCGCAGATTATCCAGCGCTATTTCACTACGACGGACAATGTCATCCAGCTCTTTGAGCATATCTTTGGTGATATTTTCAAGGAAAATGTGATTCTGTCTGGCAAGGTTCAGCTCTTGGAATTCTCAGATCTGACGGCCTATCAGTTTTTTGATGACCCGCAGAAAGTAGCATTTGAAATTCGCGATAGTTTGGCTGAAGATCAGATGCAAAGCGTGCGCGTGGCAGACAGTAGAGAAAGCTGTTTGGCTGATTTGACACTGATTTCTAGCAAATTCTTGATTCCTTATCGAGGATTTGGAGTACTGGCAGTTGTCGGTCCTGTCAATCTTGACTACCAACGGCTGGTCAGTCAGATGAATGTCGTCAACCGCGTGCTGACCATGAAACTGACCGACTTCTATCGTTACCTTAGCAGTAATCACTACGAAGTCCATTAATTATAGTATAAATATTCCTAAAAAGGAGGTGCCTTGTGGCAAAGCATAAACAAGAAGAACATCCAGAAGATGTAGAAGTAAAAGAGGAAGCTGTAGAAGCAGCTGAGCAAGCTGAATCAGCAAGCCCTGAAAAATCAGAATTAGAACTAGCTAATGAGCGAGCAGAAGATTTTGAAAACAAATATCTCCGTGCTCATGCAGAAATGCAGAACATCCAGCGCCGAGCAAATGAAGAACGCCAGCAGCTGCAAAGATACCGCAGTCAGGACTTGGCAAAAGCTATTTTGCCTTCGATAGATAATCTGGAGCGCGCGCTTGCCGTTGAAGGTCTGACAGATGATGTCAAAAAAGGACTGGAAATGGTGCATGAAAGTTTGATTCATGCTCTCAAAGAAGAGGGCATCGAAGAAATCCCAGCTGACGGAACTTTTGACCATAACTATCACATGGCCATTCAAACAGTTCCAGCTGATGATGAGCACCCAGCTGACACTATAGCGCGGGTCTTCCAAAAAGGCTACAAACTTCATGATCGTATCCTGCGCCCAGCAATGGTAGTGGTCTATAACTAGGCTAGAAAACTTGAAAAATCTTGTCCGAAACGACAATAAACTATGAAGAAAGATAAGAAATCGTTCAGCTTTGCAATAGTGAGCGAAGCGAACCAAAGACGATACTCTTCGCCGTGGCGCTATTCGCGCAAACTTTGAGACCTTAGGCTCAAAGTTTAGTCAAAGAGATTGATAAAGTCAAGCTCTGACGGCGCCGCCACCTAAGAAGAGTACCAAAAAGAAGATAGAATATAAAATTTAAGGAGAAAAACACATGTCTAAAATTATTGGTATTGACTTAGGTACAACAAACTCAGCAGTTGCAGTTCTTGAAGGAACTGAAAGCAAAATCATTGCAAACCCAGAAGGAAATCGCACAACACCATCTGTAGTGTCATTCAAAAATGGTGAAATCATCGTTGGTGATGCAGCAAAACGTCAAGCAGTCACAAATCCAGATACAATCATTTCCATCAAATCAAAAATGGGAACATCTGAAAAAGTAGCTGCTAACGGCAAAGAATACACTCCGCAAGAAATCTCAGCTATGATTCTGCAGTACTTGAAAGGTTATGCAGAAGAATATCTTGGTGAAAAAGTAACCAAAGCGGTTATCACAGTGCCAGCTTACTTTAACGATGCACAACGTCAAGCGACTAAAGATGCTGGTAAAATCGCTGGTCTTGAAGTAGAACGTATCGTCAACGAACCAACTGCAGCAGCCCTTGCTTACGGTCTTGACAAACAAGATAAAGAAGAAAAGATTTTGGTCTTTGACTTAGGTGGCGGTACCTTTGACGTTTCAATCCTTGAGTTGGGTGATGGTGTCTTTGATGTATTGGCAACTGCAGGAGACAACAAACTTGGTGGTGACGACTTTGACCAAAAGATTATCGACCACATGGTGGCTGAGTTCAAGAAAGAGAACGGCATCGACTTGTCAAATGACAAGATGGCGCTTCAACGTTTGAAAGATGCAGCTGAAAAGGCTAAGAAAGACCTTTCAGGTGTAACTTCTACTCAAATCAGCTTGCCGTTTATCACAGCTGGCGACGCTGGACCTCTCCACTTGGAAATGACTTTGACTCGTGCTAAATTCGACGATTTGACTCGTGACTTGGTAGAGCGCACTAAAGAACCAGTTCGCCGTGCTCTTTCTGACGCAGGCTTGAGCTTGTCAGAAATCGACGAAGTAATCTTGGTTGGTGGTTCAACTCGTATTCCAGCTGTTGTAGAAGCTGTTAAAGCTGAAACTGGTAAAGAGCCAAACAAATCAGTAAACCCTGACGAAGTAGTTGCCATGGGTGCTGCTATCCAAGGTGGTGTTATCACTGGTGATGTTAAGGATGTTGTCCTTCTTGACGTAACACCATTGTCACTTGGTATCGAAACAATGGGTGGCGTCTTCACTAAGCTAATCGACCGTAACACAACAATTCCAACTTCTAAATCACAAGTCTTCTCTACAGCAGCAGACAACCAACCAGCCGTTGATATCCATGTTCTTCAAGGTGAACGTCCAATGGCAGCTGACAACAAGACTCTAGGACGTTTCCAATTGACAGATATCCCAGCTGCTCCTCGCGGAATTCCTCAAATCGAAGTAACATTTGACATCGACAAGAACGGTATCGTATCTGTTAAGGCTAAAGATCTTGGAACTCAAAAAGAACAACACATTGTTATCCAATCTAACAGCGGCTTGACTGACGAAGAAATCGACCGCATGATGAAGGATGCAGAAGCGAACGCTGAAGCAGATAAGAAACGTAAGGAAGAAGTTGATCTTCGTAACGAAGTTGACCAAGCTATCTTTGCGACTGAAAAGACTATCAAGGAAACAGAAGGTAAAGGTTTCGACACAGAGCGTGACGCTGCCCAAGCTGCTCTTGATGAACTTAAGAAAGCACAAGAAGACAATAACTTGGACGACATGAAAGCGAAATTGGAAGCTCTCAATGAAAAAGCTCAAGCGTTGGCAGTGAAACTCTATGAGCAAGCTGCTGCGGCTCAACAAGCCCAAGCAGGAGCGGAAGGAGCTGAAAATGCAGGCTCAACTAAAGCAGACGACGATGTCGTAGACGGAGAGTTTACTGAGAAATAGGCGGTGAGACAGAACTAAAAATTGAAAGTTTTTAGTTCGTAGTCGAACCCCCGCGAGGATGATTAGGATTTTTGGGAGTCTGAAAGACGAACCTAAAATCCAATCAGCTACCGCATCAAAAATTTTTCGAAAAATATTGTTTTGAAAATTTCACGTCGTAATGATAGGAAGAAATCCAGAGGTTGCAACCCAGCCTCTGTTTTTCGCTAAACTAGAGGGTGACGCTCATGAAGAAAGTGCTCTGTTTAATTTATCCTAATTTCTCACTTTATGAAGTAGTTGGTCTGACCAGTACTTTAGCTCTATCTTTTGGTGTTGAGGTTGATTATGCTAGTACAGATAGAAATGTTATAAGAACGGAAGATGGGCTTCCTTGTCAACCTACTAGAATACTGGATGAAGTAGTTATCGAAGACTATTCTTGTGTTATTTTGCCAGGGATGATAAATATTGCTCCTGCTTTGCATGATGAAAAATTGATTTCTTTCCTAAAAAGTTTGAAGCAGCAAGAGATTTTGATTGCAGCTATTTCCTCAGCGCCCATTTTATTGGCGAAAGCAGGCTTATTGAAGGATACGAAATTTACGGGTGGGATTTGGCAAAACTTCTTTGACTATTTTGAGTTTCTTCCACGGGAAAATTTCAAAGCTCAAGCTGTTCTGCAAGATAAAAACATCATTACAGCTGTTGGCTTTGCACATCAAGCGTTTACGAGAAAAGTGCTTCTTAGTCTAGGTTTGGTAGATAATGCTGACAACTATTTTAAAGAACAGAATCAGTATTCGGAAGAGGACTTGATATTCACTTTATCCGATGAAGAGTTTGCTGAGATGAAGCATGAATTTGAAAATACCCTCTGATCAATATTTTCTAAAATTTAAAGAAAGGAACTGAACCCGACCTAAATTCTCAGAAAAAAAGAGAAATTAGCCTTGGAGCATCGCTCCGTCGCCTGATTTCCTATTTTTCAGTCGAATTTTACGGTCTTGGTATCTTATATGAACAATACAGAATATTATGACCGTCTAGGTGTCTCTAAGAATGCTTCTCAGGATGAGATCAAGAGAGCCTATCGGAAATTATCTAAAAAGTACCACCCTGACATTAATAAGGAAGCTGGGGCGGAGGACAAATATAAAGAAGTCCAAGAGGCTTATGAAACGCTGAGCGACGAGCAAAAGCGGGCAGCCTATGATCAATACGGTGCAGCGGGAGCTAATGGTGGCTTTGGCGGTGGTGCAGGCGGCTTCGGTGGCTTTGATGGCTCTGGCTTTGGCGGCTTTGAAGATATCTTCTCCAGCTTCTTTGGTGGTGGCGCTTCGCGTAATCCTAATGCTCCGCGCCAAGGGGATGATCTTCAGTATCGTGTAAATCTCCGCTTTGAAGAAGCGATTTTCGGAGCTGAGAAGGAAATCAAGTATAACCGCGAAGCGACTTGTCGTACCTGTGACGGGTCTGGTGCTAAGCCAGGAACTAGCCCTGTTACCTGTGGTCGCTGCCATGGCTCAGGTGTTATCAATGTTGATACCCAGACACCGCTTGGCATGATGCGTCGGCAAGTGACCTGTGATGTCTGTCATGGCCGAGGAAAAGAAATCAAAAGTCCTTGTGAAACCTGTCACGGAACGGGTCATGAAAAACAGGCTCACAGCGTTAAGGTGAAAATCCCAGCTGGTGTGGAAACTGGTCAGCAGGTCCGTCTGTCTGGTCAAGGCGAGGCGGGCTTTAATGGCGGCCCTTATGGCGATCTTTATGTCGTGGTCCAAGTTGAGCCGAGTGACAAGTTTGAGCGAGATGGCTCTACCATTTACTACAAGCTCAATCTCAACTTTGTCCAAGCGGCTCTTGGTGACAGTGTGGATATCCCAACTGTTCACGGGGATGTTGAGCTGAATATCCCAGAAGGAACACAGACTGGCAAGCGTTTCCGTCTGCGTGGTAAGGGAGCACCGAGTCTGCGTGGTGGAAGCATGGGTGACCAGTATGTTACTGTCAATGTTGTGACGCCGACTGGCCTCAACGACCGTCAAAAAGCAGCCCTCAAAGAATTTGCGGAAGCTGGCAATATCTCGGTCAATCCTAAGAAAAAAGGCTTCTTTGACAAAATGAAAGATGCCTTGGAAGATTTGTAAACAGATAAAAAGGAGCAGCCTAATGCTGTTCTTTTTATGTTTTCTAGAAGGACATTTGGCAAATGTAGTCAAGGAAGAGAGCCGCTCTGACCAGCCTTTTAATCAAAAGAAATTCACAATAAAAAGCGTAAAGAGATTTTCTCTATTTACTTTTACAAAAATTAATTGTTTTTTTAAGTAAAATCTATTGTAAAAATTTCCTAAAAGATATATGATAATACTATATGTATAAAACGTATCTTTTTAGCCTGCTGGGGAGTTGGCTAGAGAGATAATGGGAGATTAGTTTTATACATTTTAGGAAAAAGGGGAATTATAAAGTGAAATGTTTTGAAAAAGTGCAGGAGCGAATTCAGAAATATTCGATTCGCAAATTGTCTGTAGGTGTGGGCTCAGTTGCCATTGCAGCTCTGATTTTTGGGAGCTCTTTGTCCAGCTCGACTGTTGCTGCGGATGAAGTAGGAGGCGGTGCGACTGCTCACTATACTTATGTTGAAGAGCAAGAGCTAACAGAGCAGGAAAAAGGTCTGATTAAGAAAGGTCTGCCTGAAAATCTGCAAACAGGGGAAAATTATTACCTGATTTATCGGAAGCAAGATGGGCAAAC encodes the following:
- the dnaJ gene encoding molecular chaperone DnaJ, whose translation is MNNTEYYDRLGVSKNASQDEIKRAYRKLSKKYHPDINKEAGAEDKYKEVQEAYETLSDEQKRAAYDQYGAAGANGGFGGGAGGFGGFDGSGFGGFEDIFSSFFGGGASRNPNAPRQGDDLQYRVNLRFEEAIFGAEKEIKYNREATCRTCDGSGAKPGTSPVTCGRCHGSGVINVDTQTPLGMMRRQVTCDVCHGRGKEIKSPCETCHGTGHEKQAHSVKVKIPAGVETGQQVRLSGQGEAGFNGGPYGDLYVVVQVEPSDKFERDGSTIYYKLNLNFVQAALGDSVDIPTVHGDVELNIPEGTQTGKRFRLRGKGAPSLRGGSMGDQYVTVNVVTPTGLNDRQKAALKEFAEAGNISVNPKKKGFFDKMKDALEDL
- the grpE gene encoding nucleotide exchange factor GrpE, translating into MAKHKQEEHPEDVEVKEEAVEAAEQAESASPEKSELELANERAEDFENKYLRAHAEMQNIQRRANEERQQLQRYRSQDLAKAILPSIDNLERALAVEGLTDDVKKGLEMVHESLIHALKEEGIEEIPADGTFDHNYHMAIQTVPADDEHPADTIARVFQKGYKLHDRILRPAMVVVYN
- a CDS encoding DJ-1/PfpI family protein, whose amino-acid sequence is MKKVLCLIYPNFSLYEVVGLTSTLALSFGVEVDYASTDRNVIRTEDGLPCQPTRILDEVVIEDYSCVILPGMINIAPALHDEKLISFLKSLKQQEILIAAISSAPILLAKAGLLKDTKFTGGIWQNFFDYFEFLPRENFKAQAVLQDKNIITAVGFAHQAFTRKVLLSLGLVDNADNYFKEQNQYSEEDLIFTLSDEEFAEMKHEFENTL
- the hrcA gene encoding heat-inducible transcriptional repressor HrcA, whose amino-acid sequence is MVTERQNEILNLIIDIFTKTHEPVGSKALQDSINSSSATIRNDMAALEKQGLLEKAHTSSGRKPSVAGFQYFVKHSLSFDRLAENELYEVIKAFDHEFFNLEDILQQAADLLTKLSGCTVVALDVEPSRQRLTAFDIVVLSQHTALAVFTLDESNTITSQFMIPRNFLKEDLDRLKGLVRERFLGQTVLDIHYKIRTEIPQIIQRYFTTTDNVIQLFEHIFGDIFKENVILSGKVQLLEFSDLTAYQFFDDPQKVAFEIRDSLAEDQMQSVRVADSRESCLADLTLISSKFLIPYRGFGVLAVVGPVNLDYQRLVSQMNVVNRVLTMKLTDFYRYLSSNHYEVH
- the dnaK gene encoding molecular chaperone DnaK — translated: MSKIIGIDLGTTNSAVAVLEGTESKIIANPEGNRTTPSVVSFKNGEIIVGDAAKRQAVTNPDTIISIKSKMGTSEKVAANGKEYTPQEISAMILQYLKGYAEEYLGEKVTKAVITVPAYFNDAQRQATKDAGKIAGLEVERIVNEPTAAALAYGLDKQDKEEKILVFDLGGGTFDVSILELGDGVFDVLATAGDNKLGGDDFDQKIIDHMVAEFKKENGIDLSNDKMALQRLKDAAEKAKKDLSGVTSTQISLPFITAGDAGPLHLEMTLTRAKFDDLTRDLVERTKEPVRRALSDAGLSLSEIDEVILVGGSTRIPAVVEAVKAETGKEPNKSVNPDEVVAMGAAIQGGVITGDVKDVVLLDVTPLSLGIETMGGVFTKLIDRNTTIPTSKSQVFSTAADNQPAVDIHVLQGERPMAADNKTLGRFQLTDIPAAPRGIPQIEVTFDIDKNGIVSVKAKDLGTQKEQHIVIQSNSGLTDEEIDRMMKDAEANAEADKKRKEEVDLRNEVDQAIFATEKTIKETEGKGFDTERDAAQAALDELKKAQEDNNLDDMKAKLEALNEKAQALAVKLYEQAAAAQQAQAGAEGAENAGSTKADDDVVDGEFTEK